The following proteins are encoded in a genomic region of Natronorubrum halophilum:
- a CDS encoding alpha/beta hydrolase, translating to MTPSRAPEPHPDVKVFLERYNSLDAPSFDEVSAREARQLFDDLGLGGEPTIDLESVTDRRIDGPDGDLPVRIYEPGTAGEDRPLVLYFHGGGWVIGGVDTHDGTCRKLAAESGYPVVSVDYRLAPEHPFPAGLEDCYAALEWAADAASELAADPDRIVLAGDSAGGNLAAATALLARDRGGPAVAYQLLIYPVTGTANETESYRENDEGYFLTADEMAWFREHYFGREIDEGNVYAMPRLANDLAALPPATIMTAGFDPLRDDGAAYADRLEAAGVPVTYRNYDDMIHGFFGMISEPVDLDRAHAAYDEAVDDLRRALE from the coding sequence ATGACACCATCTCGCGCACCCGAACCACATCCCGACGTCAAGGTCTTTCTCGAGAGGTACAACTCGCTCGACGCGCCGTCGTTCGACGAGGTGTCGGCTCGGGAAGCCCGCCAACTGTTCGACGACCTGGGTCTCGGCGGTGAGCCGACGATCGACCTCGAGTCGGTCACGGACCGGCGAATCGACGGCCCCGACGGCGACCTGCCGGTCCGCATCTACGAGCCCGGAACGGCCGGCGAGGATCGCCCGCTGGTGCTCTACTTCCACGGCGGCGGCTGGGTCATCGGGGGCGTCGACACGCACGACGGTACCTGTCGAAAACTCGCCGCCGAGTCCGGTTATCCGGTCGTCAGCGTCGACTACCGACTCGCGCCCGAGCACCCGTTTCCCGCGGGGCTCGAGGACTGTTATGCGGCCCTCGAGTGGGCGGCCGACGCGGCCTCGGAACTGGCCGCGGATCCGGATCGAATCGTCCTCGCGGGCGACAGCGCTGGCGGTAATCTAGCGGCGGCGACGGCCCTGCTCGCTCGCGATCGCGGCGGGCCGGCGGTCGCCTACCAGTTGCTGATTTACCCCGTAACGGGAACCGCGAACGAAACCGAATCCTATCGCGAAAACGACGAGGGCTACTTCCTGACGGCTGACGAGATGGCGTGGTTCCGCGAGCACTACTTCGGGCGCGAGATCGACGAGGGGAACGTCTACGCGATGCCGCGGCTCGCGAACGACCTCGCTGCACTCCCGCCGGCGACGATCATGACCGCCGGCTTCGATCCGCTCCGGGACGACGGCGCCGCCTACGCCGACCGGCTCGAAGCCGCCGGCGTACCGGTCACCTATCGCAACTACGACGACATGATCCACGGCTTTTTCGGGATGATTTCGGAGCCGGTGGACCTCGACCGTGCCCACGCGGCCTACGACGAAGCCGTCGACGATCTGCGACGCGCGCTCGAGTAG
- the pyrE gene encoding orotate phosphoribosyltransferase: MTNQALIDALRDAEAVEFGEFELSHGGTSEYYVDKYLFETDPRCLEAVADAFAERLSADDKLGGVALGGVPLAAATSVAAGVPYVIARKQRKEYGTGNLIEGRLEEGEEVVVVEDIVTTGTSLVDAIEALREAGATVDRALVVVDREEGGRENVEDAGVEMEALVTASDLLADRD, translated from the coding sequence ATGACGAATCAGGCACTCATCGATGCCCTTCGCGACGCCGAAGCCGTCGAGTTCGGCGAGTTCGAACTCTCCCACGGCGGCACCAGCGAGTACTACGTCGACAAATACCTCTTCGAAACCGATCCGCGCTGTCTCGAGGCCGTCGCCGACGCCTTCGCCGAGCGCCTGAGCGCGGACGACAAACTCGGCGGCGTCGCCCTCGGCGGCGTACCCCTCGCCGCGGCGACCAGCGTCGCGGCCGGCGTCCCCTACGTCATCGCGCGCAAGCAGCGAAAGGAGTACGGCACCGGGAACCTGATCGAGGGCCGACTCGAGGAGGGCGAGGAGGTCGTCGTCGTCGAGGATATCGTGACGACGGGCACCAGTCTCGTAGACGCCATCGAGGCGCTCCGGGAGGCTGGCGCGACCGTCGACCGCGCGCTGGTCGTCGTCGACCGCGAGGAGGGCGGCCGCGAGAACGTCGAGGACGCCGGCGTCGAGATGGAGGCGCTCGTGACCGCGAGCGACCTGCTGGCCGACCGAGACTAG
- a CDS encoding class II aldolase/adducin family protein: MNLETQRRAVVEHAPELAALTPGRTGNLSVRDGATGDAFAVTPTGVPYDSFDAADVPVVGVDGEQRDGEMAPSSEVPMHAAIYRREDVGAIVHTHSPWSTTMAVAHQPLPPIHYMIVAVGKRVPVAEYAPYGTDALAENIVAAMDADATATFIENHGLVVTASDLETALENTHHVESLARLYLQTTAAGLEPRTLSDEQLETVLEKFESYGQ; encoded by the coding sequence AGCACGCGCCGGAACTCGCCGCGTTGACGCCCGGGCGAACGGGCAACCTGAGCGTTCGCGACGGCGCCACCGGCGACGCCTTCGCGGTCACGCCGACCGGCGTCCCGTACGACAGTTTCGACGCCGCGGACGTCCCCGTCGTCGGCGTGGACGGCGAGCAACGCGACGGCGAGATGGCCCCGAGCAGCGAGGTGCCGATGCACGCCGCGATCTACCGGCGCGAGGACGTCGGCGCGATCGTCCACACCCACTCGCCGTGGTCAACGACGATGGCGGTCGCCCACCAACCGCTGCCGCCGATCCACTACATGATCGTCGCGGTCGGAAAGCGCGTGCCAGTCGCCGAGTACGCACCGTACGGGACCGACGCGCTCGCCGAGAACATCGTGGCCGCGATGGACGCCGACGCGACGGCGACGTTCATCGAAAACCACGGGCTCGTGGTTACTGCGTCGGATCTCGAGACCGCCCTCGAGAACACCCACCACGTCGAGAGCCTGGCGCGACTGTACTTGCAGACGACGGCTGCGGGGCTCGAACCGCGGACGCTCTCCGACGAGCAGTTGGAGACGGTGCTCGAGAAGTTCGAGTCGTACGGGCAGTAG